A single Providencia manganoxydans DNA region contains:
- the pyrG gene encoding glutamine hydrolyzing CTP synthase: MKTNYIFVTGGVVSSLGKGIAAASLAAILEARGLNVTIMKLDPYINVDPGTMSPTQHGEVFVTEDGAETDLDLGHYERFIRTKMTRRNNFTTGRVYSEVLRKERRGDYLGATIQVIPHITNEIKDRIIRGGEGHDVVLVEVGGTVGDIESLPFLEAIRQMAAEVGRERTLYLHLTLVPYLAAAGEVKTKPTQHSVKELLSIGIQPDVLICRSDRVIPANERAKIALFCNVPEKAVISLKDVDSIYKIPGMLKSQGLDEYICKRFNLDCREANLAEWEQVIYEEANPTGEVTIGMVGKYVELPDAYKSVIEALKHGGLKNRLSVNIKLIDSQDVETRGVDLLKGLDAILVPGGFGERGIEGKIMTARYARENKVPYLGICLGMQVALIEFARNVANMEGANSTEFDANCKYPVVALITEWRDEEGNLEVRSEESDLGGTMRVGGQPCHLVKDSLVRGMYGEETIVERHRHRYEVNNLLLKRIEEAGLKVAGRSVDNKLVEIIENPNHPWFVACQFHPEFTSTPRDGHPLFEGFVKAAGSYQKGELK, encoded by the coding sequence ATGAAAACTAATTATATTTTTGTGACCGGCGGGGTCGTATCCTCTCTGGGTAAAGGCATTGCCGCAGCCTCTCTGGCGGCTATACTCGAAGCCCGTGGACTCAATGTTACCATTATGAAACTGGATCCGTACATTAACGTCGATCCGGGGACTATGAGCCCAACCCAACACGGGGAAGTTTTCGTAACAGAAGACGGCGCTGAAACTGACTTGGATTTAGGTCATTATGAGCGCTTTATCCGTACTAAGATGACGCGTCGCAATAACTTCACCACAGGCCGTGTGTATTCAGAAGTTCTGCGTAAAGAGCGTCGTGGCGACTATTTAGGCGCAACAATTCAAGTTATCCCTCATATCACTAATGAAATCAAAGACCGCATCATCCGTGGTGGTGAAGGTCATGATGTTGTTCTCGTTGAAGTTGGCGGAACAGTCGGTGATATCGAATCACTGCCATTCTTAGAAGCGATTCGTCAAATGGCGGCGGAAGTTGGTCGTGAACGTACTTTGTATCTACATTTGACCCTTGTGCCATATTTGGCAGCTGCGGGTGAAGTGAAAACTAAGCCAACTCAGCATTCAGTTAAAGAATTGCTCTCTATCGGTATTCAGCCTGATGTGTTGATTTGCCGTTCAGATCGTGTGATCCCTGCAAATGAGCGTGCAAAAATTGCATTGTTCTGTAATGTACCTGAGAAAGCAGTTATTTCACTGAAAGATGTCGATTCTATCTATAAAATCCCTGGTATGTTGAAATCACAAGGCTTGGATGAATACATCTGCAAGCGTTTCAACTTAGATTGCCGCGAAGCTAACTTGGCTGAGTGGGAGCAGGTGATCTATGAAGAAGCAAACCCTACTGGCGAAGTCACTATCGGTATGGTTGGCAAGTATGTTGAATTACCTGATGCTTATAAATCAGTCATTGAAGCGCTGAAACACGGTGGTTTGAAAAATCGATTGAGCGTTAATATCAAGCTCATTGATTCACAAGATGTTGAAACTCGTGGTGTTGATCTGCTAAAAGGCTTAGATGCCATTCTTGTTCCGGGCGGTTTTGGTGAACGTGGTATCGAAGGCAAGATCATGACTGCGCGCTATGCACGCGAGAACAAAGTGCCTTATTTAGGTATTTGTTTAGGTATGCAAGTTGCTCTGATTGAATTTGCACGTAATGTTGCCAATATGGAAGGGGCAAACTCAACTGAATTTGATGCGAATTGTAAATATCCAGTTGTTGCATTAATTACTGAGTGGCGCGATGAAGAGGGTAACCTTGAAGTCCGTTCTGAAGAGAGCGATCTCGGTGGAACCATGCGTGTTGGTGGCCAACCATGTCATTTAGTTAAAGACAGTTTGGTTCGTGGTATGTATGGCGAAGAAACTATTGTTGAACGTCATCGTCATCGTTATGAAGTGAATAATCTACTGTTAAAACGTATTGAAGAGGCTGGCTTAAAAGTTGCTGGTCGTTCAGTAGATAATAAACTGGTCGAAATCATTGAAAACCCAAATCATCCTTGGTTTGTGGCGTGCCAGTTCCACCCTGAATTCACTTCAACACCAAGAGATGGTCATCCGTTGTTTGAAGGTTTTGTTAAAGCCGCTGGTAGCTACCAGAAAGGTGAGTTGAAATAA
- the eno gene encoding phosphopyruvate hydratase gives MSKIVKVIGREIIDSRGNPTVEAEVHLEGGFVGLAAAPSGASTGSREALELRDGDKSRFLGKGVLKAVGAVNGPIAEALIGQNAKDQATIDKIMIDLDGTDNKSKFGANAILAVSLANAKAAAAAKGMPLYEHISDLNGTHGQYSMPLPMMNIINGGEHADNNVDIQEFMIQPVGAPTLKEAVRMGSEIFHHLAKVLKSKGMNTAVGDEGGYAPNLESNAAALAAIKEAVEQAGYVLGKDVTLAMDCAASEFYNKETGNYELKGEGKTFTSEEFTHYLEGLTKEYPIVSIEDGLNESDWDGFAYQTKVLGDKIQLVGDDLFVTNTKILKEGIDKGIANSILIKFNQIGSLTETLAAIKMAKDAGYTAVISHRSGETEDATIADLAVGTAAGQIKTGSMSRSDRVAKYNQLIRIEEALGDRAPFKGLKEVKGQA, from the coding sequence ATGTCCAAAATCGTTAAAGTGATCGGTCGTGAAATCATTGATTCTCGTGGTAACCCAACTGTAGAAGCTGAAGTTCATTTAGAAGGTGGCTTCGTTGGTTTAGCTGCTGCGCCATCAGGTGCATCTACAGGTTCTCGTGAAGCACTAGAACTGCGTGATGGTGATAAATCACGTTTTCTGGGCAAAGGCGTTCTAAAAGCTGTTGGTGCAGTTAATGGCCCAATCGCAGAAGCGCTGATTGGTCAAAATGCCAAAGACCAAGCGACTATCGATAAGATCATGATTGATCTAGATGGTACTGATAACAAATCTAAATTTGGTGCGAACGCGATCCTTGCTGTGTCTTTAGCAAATGCTAAAGCTGCTGCGGCGGCAAAAGGTATGCCTCTTTATGAGCATATTTCTGATCTGAATGGTACTCACGGCCAATATTCAATGCCTCTGCCAATGATGAATATCATCAATGGTGGTGAACACGCTGATAACAACGTTGATATCCAAGAATTCATGATCCAGCCTGTCGGTGCGCCTACCCTGAAAGAAGCTGTTCGTATGGGTTCTGAAATTTTCCATCACCTAGCAAAAGTACTGAAATCTAAAGGTATGAATACAGCTGTTGGTGATGAAGGTGGTTATGCGCCTAACTTAGAATCTAACGCTGCTGCACTGGCTGCTATCAAAGAAGCGGTTGAACAAGCAGGTTATGTTTTAGGTAAAGATGTTACTTTGGCAATGGATTGTGCTGCTTCTGAGTTCTACAACAAAGAAACTGGCAACTATGAGCTGAAAGGCGAAGGTAAAACTTTCACTTCTGAAGAGTTCACTCACTATTTAGAAGGCTTAACTAAAGAATATCCAATTGTTTCTATTGAAGATGGCCTGAATGAATCTGATTGGGATGGTTTCGCATACCAAACGAAAGTTCTTGGGGACAAAATCCAACTGGTTGGTGACGACTTATTTGTAACTAACACCAAGATCCTGAAAGAGGGTATCGACAAAGGTATCGCTAACTCTATTCTGATCAAATTCAACCAAATTGGTTCTTTGACTGAAACCTTAGCTGCAATCAAAATGGCGAAAGATGCTGGTTATACCGCGGTTATTTCTCACCGTTCAGGCGAAACTGAAGATGCAACTATCGCTGATTTAGCAGTGGGTACAGCTGCGGGTCAAATCAAAACGGGTTCAATGAGCCGTTCTGACCGTGTTGCTAAGTATAATCAACTGATCCGTATTGAAGAAGCGCTGGGTGACCGTGCGCCATTTAAAGGTCTGAAAGAAGTTAAAGGCCAAGCATAA
- a CDS encoding SLC13 family permease produces MDASESLKPAVGPTPSNVKGWVILAIDIVLLILLLKYLPFDDKANAGLAMMVFIGVLWLTEAIHVTITALCIPILAVGLGLMNTGDALKSFANPIIFLFFGGFALATALHIQGLDRLIANRLLMVARGRLSVAVVLLFGVTALLSMWISNTATAAMMLPLVLGILSNLDVRHERNTFVFVLLGVAYSASIGGLGTIVGSPPNAIAASALGLDFLSWMKYGIPIMVVLLPMMFVLMFMMLRPNLKHRFELELEHVKWNGKRITAMVIFLLAVVCWITSTFISEALGGVKDLDTIIAVSAAILIGVTGVASWAQIQKNTEWGVLMLFGGGLTLSAILSSSGASKIMADWMQMTFGQSHWFIIILAVTTFIIILTEFTSNTASAALLVPIFATVAEALGMPVMVLTMIIGIGASCAFMLPVATPPNAIVFGSGYIRQIEMVRVGAVLNVACIIVISLFAWFVWM; encoded by the coding sequence ATGGATGCGTCTGAATCCTTAAAACCCGCTGTAGGACCAACCCCATCTAATGTAAAGGGCTGGGTTATTTTAGCTATTGATATCGTATTGCTAATTCTACTTTTAAAGTATCTGCCATTTGATGATAAAGCGAATGCAGGCTTAGCAATGATGGTATTTATTGGCGTGCTTTGGCTAACAGAGGCAATACACGTAACTATCACAGCATTATGTATTCCAATCTTAGCGGTTGGGCTTGGGTTAATGAATACAGGGGATGCCCTCAAGTCATTTGCTAATCCCATCATTTTCTTATTCTTTGGCGGTTTTGCTTTAGCAACAGCTCTGCATATTCAAGGGCTTGATCGATTAATTGCTAACCGTTTATTAATGGTTGCGCGTGGTCGCTTATCCGTTGCCGTTGTACTGTTATTTGGTGTGACGGCATTACTATCAATGTGGATTAGTAATACTGCAACAGCTGCAATGATGCTTCCATTAGTGTTAGGGATCCTCTCTAACTTAGATGTGCGTCATGAACGTAATACCTTTGTATTTGTTTTACTTGGTGTCGCATACAGTGCGAGTATTGGTGGTTTAGGGACTATCGTGGGTAGCCCACCAAATGCGATCGCAGCTTCGGCACTGGGCTTAGACTTTTTATCATGGATGAAATATGGCATTCCAATTATGGTGGTGCTGTTGCCTATGATGTTTGTTCTGATGTTTATGATGCTACGTCCAAATTTGAAGCATCGTTTTGAATTAGAATTAGAACATGTGAAATGGAATGGCAAGCGCATTACAGCAATGGTGATTTTCTTATTAGCAGTAGTTTGCTGGATCACCAGTACGTTTATCAGCGAAGCATTAGGCGGTGTTAAAGATCTCGATACCATTATAGCGGTGAGTGCTGCAATACTTATTGGTGTCACAGGTGTTGCTAGCTGGGCGCAAATTCAGAAAAATACCGAGTGGGGCGTATTGATGCTGTTTGGCGGAGGCTTAACCCTTAGTGCAATACTAAGCTCGTCAGGCGCAAGTAAGATCATGGCTGACTGGATGCAAATGACATTTGGTCAAAGCCATTGGTTTATCATTATACTCGCTGTCACCACTTTTATCATTATCTTAACTGAGTTTACCAGTAATACAGCGAGTGCTGCATTGTTAGTACCTATTTTTGCGACGGTTGCTGAAGCGCTAGGTATGCCAGTTATGGTTCTAACTATGATTATTGGTATTGGCGCATCCTGTGCCTTTATGTTACCTGTGGCCACACCACCGAATGCGATTGTATTTGGTTCAGGTTATATCAGGCAGATAGAGATGGTACGTGTTGGCGCCGTATTAAACGTAGCGTGTATTATCGTTATTTCATTGTTTGCTTGGTTCGTCTGGATGTAA
- a CDS encoding filamentous hemagglutinin N-terminal domain-containing protein: MKYTFNFIYLLTLVLIGNSAVATISPDINQVKVINIVEPLDNHISFNSFETLSSNEHGLIFNNDINDNQALGGKAAKLILAEVTGNEATNLKGVLGIKGQIANLVIANPNGITWNNGSVSNISSLSLVAGNFERQFIKDKTDPSKLIPKPLKDYTQLKFSVSPNSQVTINHTQATPIQLAKINIFADRIKLQNAVNITSAVQNYLSSSGHASLSINEGALRSGSKFKSTAMHSHGSHFELGENAKLMGRSILLESHQYQCKDSFMCPQNKIDIKGLIEAMNFSLQGDSQLSVTGRIRLGSNQQTLVGQNMTD; the protein is encoded by the coding sequence ATGAAATATACATTTAATTTCATTTATCTACTAACCTTAGTTTTAATTGGAAATTCAGCAGTTGCAACAATATCTCCTGATATCAATCAAGTGAAAGTGATTAATATTGTCGAGCCTCTTGATAATCATATTTCATTTAATAGTTTTGAAACACTCTCATCTAATGAACATGGTTTAATTTTTAATAATGATATAAATGATAATCAAGCACTAGGCGGAAAAGCAGCTAAGTTGATATTAGCTGAAGTCACAGGAAATGAAGCAACTAACCTGAAAGGTGTGTTAGGGATAAAAGGCCAAATAGCTAATCTAGTGATAGCTAACCCTAATGGGATCACATGGAATAATGGTTCTGTAAGTAATATAAGCAGCTTATCGCTAGTCGCAGGAAATTTTGAAAGGCAATTTATTAAAGATAAAACAGATCCAAGTAAACTTATTCCTAAACCATTAAAAGACTATACTCAATTAAAGTTTTCAGTGTCTCCTAATAGCCAAGTTACAATCAATCACACTCAAGCAACCCCCATTCAACTTGCTAAAATCAACATTTTTGCCGATCGTATCAAGCTACAAAATGCAGTCAATATTACATCAGCAGTCCAAAACTATCTGAGCTCCTCTGGCCATGCCTCATTATCTATCAATGAAGGTGCACTTCGCTCTGGTAGCAAATTTAAATCGACCGCAATGCACAGCCATGGAAGCCATTTTGAGTTAGGTGAAAATGCAAAGTTAATGGGTCGCTCAATCCTATTAGAAAGCCATCAGTATCAGTGCAAAGATAGTTTTATGTGCCCACAAAATAAAATTGATATTAAAGGGTTAATAGAGGCAATGAATTTTTCATTACAGGGAGATAGCCAACTTTCTGTCACTGGTAGAATACGATTAGGAAGTAATCAACAAACTTTAGTTGGGCAAAATATGACTGATTAA